The sequence CATCGGATGCTGTGGATGCATCGCCAACCAAGGATCCAGCATGCACTATATCTGCAAACCCTGCGCCAATAAAAATAGTAGTTAAAGCTAATTTACGTAAATTCATTATGATAACCCCCTCTTTATTTAAAAGATAACAAAAAATCCCAATACCAAAGAAATGCGTTTATTTAATCACAAAAGAAATTGTTTCAACATGACATTATACTATCCGCCTTTAAGTAAAATCCATCACTTAGCACCATCGCAATCATTCCCACCTAGGTGGCTCTATCGCATTAAGGCGTTGTTAGATAAAATGTTGTTTTTTGATGTTATTACCTGCCCGTGTCTCTCATTCGAAACGCTTTCAGTCGCCTGCATTATCCCGTCGATATTATGGTTCAGTGTGTCCGCTGATACCTCGCCTATGCACTGAGTCTGCGAAACCTCGAAGAAAGGGCAATATCAACACCCACAAAGTGAGGGGTTGTCACCCGCAGAACAATTCTATTTGCTGGCCGCCTAAATAACCAACAACGCAACTTTAGCCAACTTCATGTCTCTAGTGCGACAGAGCCAAATAAAACCCCTGCCAAATTAATTTGCTTATTATCGATATTAATTTTTATCGTGCTTCTCGAAATACGCGGTGCATTCTATGCAAAAAAAAACGAATCAACAAGGCTAATAAAGAGAAAGGCCATAGTTAATTACTATCAAAATAACAAAATTAATCGATAAAAGTTTATTTATGGTATACATAGGGGTCAGTTTGGATATCGAAAATTATTGTACTATAAGGGCTTCCCCGGCATGTCAACGCCGGTGTTTACGGTTTCTTGTCTGCACTTCAGTAAAAATAAAGGGGAGAGACTGCGGTACTATAAACGGCCATGATGAATCGTTATCGATTCGGGCCCTGATGAAAGACGCGCGTGAGGCTCTTGTTCGTTAAACGGATACGTATATCCTGTACAATATTCAGATATACCTCACGGGGTCTAACCCTTTATCATCAACGAGTTGCAGGTAAGATGGTTATTCCGTTTCGTGCTTTAGCTGGCTGAGTACAGCCTGAAATCATCCCCGTAATGCAATGATGCCCAGCACAGCCTCGCATTTTTGGCGGCAATGGCCACAACAGCACGCCAGTATCCTCTGCGCTCAACCAACGTACAAACCCAACGGCTGAATGAGTCAGTCCTTTTCTCTGCGCTAATCAGAACCGAACGGGCACCCTGAACCAGAAGCGTTCGCAGATATGAATCGCCCGCTTTCGTTATCCTGCCAAGCTTTGATTTTCCGCCACTACTGTACTGCGATGGTGTAAGCCCCAGCCAGGCGGCCAGTTGACGCCCATTTTTAAAATCATGCGCATTACCGATACTGGCGACCAGCGCACAGGCCGTTGTGGGACCAATCCCTTTCAGTTCCATCAGTGGCTGGCTGCGGTGATCGGATTTTGCCATACGGGACAGAATTCGGTCATATTCAGTAATGTTATCATCAATGCGATCAATGTGTTCCAGCAAATCATCAACACATTGCTGAACCTGAAGTGGCAAAGAATTCTTCTGTTCAGCAACCATGTGGCGCAGGGCATCTGTACTTTGTGGGGCAATGACGCCGAATTCAGATATCAATCCTCTTAATCGGTTATATGTTGCTGTTTTTTCCTCGATAAAACCTTGTCGGGTACGGTGGAGACATTGCATCGCCTGCTGACTCTCATCCTTTACTGGCACAAACCGCATATGCGGACGACGGACAGCCTCGCAGATAGCCTGGGCATCAGCCGCATCATTTTTCCCTGATTTACCGGCCATGCGATAAGGAGATACAAACTTTGCAGCCATCAGACGGGGTTTATGGCCATACTGCTGAAACAGTCTTGCCCAGTAATGCGCCCCGGAGCAAGCTTCCATCCCGATAAC comes from Serratia symbiotica and encodes:
- a CDS encoding IS110 family transposase, which translates into the protein MTITTVGIDLAKNVFAVHCVDQNGKTVLVKPRVSRAALPELIAGLPPCVIGMEACSGAHYWARLFQQYGHKPRLMAAKFVSPYRMAGKSGKNDAADAQAICEAVRRPHMRFVPVKDESQQAMQCLHRTRQGFIEEKTATYNRLRGLISEFGVIAPQSTDALRHMVAEQKNSLPLQVQQCVDDLLEHIDRIDDNITEYDRILSRMAKSDHRSQPLMELKGIGPTTACALVASIGNAHDFKNGRQLAAWLGLTPSQYSSGGKSKLGRITKAGDSYLRTLLVQGARSVLISAEKRTDSFSRWVCTLVERRGYWRAVVAIAAKNARLCWASLHYGDDFRLYSAS